The nucleotide window CGCCGCTCGAACAGGTAGGTGGTGTTGGGGTTCGACTCGCCCAGACGGATGTAGCCTTCGCGGCGGGCGTTTTTGTCGTTGTAGTCGTGTACTTCCAGGCCCAGGTTCAGGCGGTATGAGAGGAAGTCGAAAATGGAAAACTCGCCGTTGATGCTGCCCTGCAGCCGGTTGTTTTTCTGGGTGCGCCGCAGGATTTCCTGCGCCCCGATGGGGTTCACGGAGTAGTTGAACAAGTTGGCGCTGCCGTACCCATAGCCTCCGAAGTTGGCGGGGTTATACACCGGAATGCCGGGCAGCTCCGCCAGCACATCCACAAACGGCACCTCGTTGAGCAGGGTGGTATTGATATGCGTGAGCAGGGCGCTCTGGCCCAACTTGAAACGGCCCCGCGTCATGCCCGAGTTCAGGCGCACGCTGTAGCGCTCAAACGACGGACCTTTCACGATGCCATCCTGGCGGAAGTAACCACCCGAAATAAGGAAGTTGGTGGCACTTTTACCGGTAGAGTTGCCCCCCGAAAACGTCAGGTTGTAGTCTTCTACCTTGCCCGTCTGGAAAAACTCTTTCTGCCAGTCGGTGTCAATAGCCTCGCTGTAGGCCGCGGTACCTTTCACCGCGCCGGGCATGCGCAGCGTTGGGTCGAGGCCGGCGTTGCGGTAAGCTACGGCGGCGCGGTCGGCCCACTCGCTGTGGTTGGTCAGGTCGAATTTGCGGTAGATGTCCTCTACCCCTTTGTAGGCATTGAAGCTGATTTTCGGTTCTCCGGATCGGCCGCGCTTGGTGGTAATCAGGATGACGCCGTTGGCCCCCCGCGAACCGTACACGGCCGTGGAAGAGGCATCCTTCAGCACCGTCGCCGACTCGATATCCGTAGGGCTTAGGTCGCGGATGTTGTCGGTCCACAATCCGTCGATGACGTACAGCGGGTTAGTACCCGTCCCTACAGTCCCAACACCACGAATGACTACATTAGGCACGGCACCGGGGTTGCCGGAACTTTCCACCAGCACGCCCGCTACCCGTCCCTGAATGGCTTGGGTGAGCGTGGGCACCGGTACTTTCACGGTTTCCCGGGCGTCCACGCTGCTCACGGCGCTGGTCACATTCTGGCGGTCCTGCGTCAGGTAGCCTACCACCACCACCTCACTCAGGGCATTCACGTCCTCCGACAAGGTTACGGTTATCGGGGCGCTGGCATCAGCAATGGCCACTTCCTTGCGCACATAACCGATATAGCTGAACGACAGCGTGCTGCCGGCTGGAGCTGCTACCACAAATGTGCCATCGGAGTTAGTGGAAGTCCCGTTGGTAGTTCCTTTAACTAATACTGTTACGCCAGGCAAAGGCTGTCCTTTCTCATCCGTCACGCGGCCGCTTACCGTCACATCGGCCAGGCGTAGACCCATAGTGCTGGTATCATAGGCCGGGGCCGCGTGTACCGTTGCGCTCAGCAGCGCCAGGGGAGCACAAAGCAGGATTGCCGGTAAGGTGAGCCGGCGCACAATGGGTATGGGCTTCTTCATAAGGAAAAGAGTGTGGGGATTTTCATGGGTAACACAAACGATTGTGTTTTTGTAACAATCACAATCGTTTGTGTAGATGGGCAAAAAAAAGGCGCAACGAGTCTGTACCTGATTCCGGGCTTCCAGTCAGAAAGTATCAGGTGGCCTGCTCGCAATGCTAATTGACGGAGCAGCAGTGAACAGGGCAAGATTAACAAATTTGTAACAGATAATCAACAAAAAATATTTTCTTTTCCAAGGAACCCCACTCCTGCGCTTCTGTGCTGTGCTGTTCTACATAATCGTTAATGTAATATCAGCGCAAGCACCGCCACGTATAAAGCGGCGGCAAGCCGGCCAAAACCAATGATTAGCTAGAAAAGCCCAAGAGCTGGTTTAGAAATTGTCACGGTGAGCTTGTCGAAGCATGACAGAAACGACGTTTATACAAAATCCCAAACAGCTTCTAAGGCACCCGCTCCCTGTTATTTGGCTTTGCGGAACAGGTAGCACGTTTACGAAGGCCCTAGTCCGTAATACCACCGCCGACCAAGGTATGGGTAAGCGGCGTGGCCTGCATCAGCTCCCAGCCGTCGGCGGCCAGCTCGTTCAGATACCGCATAATCGTCTACTCGTTGGCGTGGACGTTGCCCAGGTTAGCCCCATGATACTAAACAGTCCAGGTTGGCTTCCTGCTTTCTTTGAACTCAGGCGTAAACAGAATGCGCGAGCGGCCCATGCCACCTGCCACCATCGACTCGATAGTCGTCATCGGCAGATACTAGTCCTGCGGGGCAAGCACCGTGTGCGGATAAATAACATGCTGTTTAGCAGATTTTTGCTAAATCATACCCGGCTCAGCCCAAGCGCCAGCATAGAGGATAACACGAGCTTCATAGAAAGAAGACAGAAAAGGGCGACGGTGAAGAGCACCCCACTTTAACCCGGAAGCTATACAAGTAAAAGGCCGTTACTGCTTCCGTAACCTCCCCCTATCCCAAGGCTGACCCGGCAGGGGCAGCCCCGTGCGCCGCCGATACGTCAGGTCGCTGCTTCGTAGGGTAGCCTCCGTAACTTTGCCGGCTTCACTCTGCTTTCTGCTTTTTATGGCTGCACCCAAGCTCGTTGCCTTCGACGCCGATGATACTTTGTGGCCCAACCAGCCGCACTTCGACTACGCCGAAGCCCGCCTCTACGCCCTGCTCACGCACTACGGCGACGCCGACCTGCTGGGCAGCCGCTTCTACGAGGTGCAGCGCCGGAACATGCAGTTGTTCGGCTACGGCGCCAAGTCGTTTATGCTGTCGATGATTGAGACGGTTATTCAGCTGACCAATGGAGCCGTGACAGGCACCGAGATTCAGCAGATCCTCGACTACGGCAAGCGGCTGCTCGATTTCCCGATTGAGCTGCTGCCCCACGTACCCGAAGTGCTGGCCGAAGTGAAACGGCGCGGGCTGCCGCTGCTGCTGCTCACCAAGGGCGACCTATTCGACCAGGAAAGCAAGCTGGCCCGCTCCGGCCTTGGCGACCTGTTCGACCACGTAGAAATTGTGAGTGAGAAAAACGAAGCTACCTACCAGCGCATTATGCGGCGCTACCAGGTGCAGCCCAAAGAGTTCGTGATGATCGGCAACTCGCTGAAGTCGGACGTGCTGCCGGTGGCACGGCTGGGCGGCCGGGCTGTGTACGTGCCCTACCACACCACCTGGGTGATGGAGCGGGTGTCGGAAGCCGAGCTGGCCGGTGTGTCGTTTCAGGAAGTAGCGTCGCTGGCGGAAGTGCCGGCCTGGCTGGATACGTTGCGGTAGCTCCTACTCCCGCTTGGTTTTGAGCACCTGCTTCAGTCCGGCCAGCTCGTCGCGGAGCTTGGCGGCGGTGAGGAAGTCGAGGTCCTTAGCGGCGGCTTCCATCTTCTTTTCGGTTTGCTTGATGAGCTTCTCCAGGTCGGGGCGCGTCATGACGGATACCACCGGCTCGGCCGCAATGGCCAGCGCCACGTCCGCATCGGGGCCGGCATAGCCCTGCGCCTCTACCACCCGGTAGTCCGACAAAGAGGTTTGCCCCATGATTTCGGCGTGGCTCTTGCGCACAGTGCGCGGCGTGATGCCGTGCTCCTCGTTGTAGGCCAGCTGGGTGGCGCGGCGGCGGTTGGTTTCGTCGATGGCACGCTGCATGGAGCCCGTCATCCGGTCGGCGTACATAATCACCTTGCCCCGGTCGTTGCGGGCGGCGCGGCCCATGGTCTGAATCAGGCTGCGCTGGTCGCGCAGGAAGCCTTCCTTATCGGCGTCCAGAATGGCCACGAGGCTTACTTCGGGCAGGTCGAGGCCTTCGCGCAGCAGGTTCACGCCAATGAGCACATCGATTTCGCCCAGGCGCAGCTGGCGCAGAATTTCTACGCGGTCCAGGGTTTTCACGTCGGAGTGCACGTAGCTGGACTTGATGCCCAGGCGCTCCATGTACTTCTGCAACTCCTCGGCCATGCGCTTGGTGAGCGTGGTCACCAGCACCCGGTCGCCCATCTTCACGCGGTTGTCCACTTCGTCCAGCAGGTCGTCGATCTGGTTGCCGCTGGGGCGCAGGTCTATTATGGGGTCGAGCAGGCCGGTAGGGCGAATAATCTGCTCCACCACCACCCCGTTGGCCTGGGTGAGCTCATAATCGGCGGGCGTAGCTGAGACGTACACGGCCTGGCGCACCATGCCCTCAAATTCGTTGAAGGTGAGCGGGCGGTTGTCCATGGCGCTGGGCAGGCGAAAGCCGTACTCTACCAGGGCCGTTTTGCGGCTCCGGTCGCCACCCCACATGGCCCGGATCTGGGGCATGGTGGCGTGGCTTTCGTCCACCACCAGTAGGTAGTCGTCGGGGAAGTAGTCGAGCAGGCAGAACGGGCGGCTGCCGGGCTGGCGGCCGTCGAAGTAGCGCGAGTAGTTCTCGATGCCCGAGCAGTAGCCCAGCTCCCGAATCATTTCCAGGTCGAACTCCGTGCGCTCCATGATGCGCTTGGCCTCCTGGTCGCGGCCCTCCTTTTCAAAGTAGGCGTGCTGCTGCACCATGTCGAACTGAATTTCCTTGATGGCCTGATTCAGGCTGTCCTTGCCCGTCACGAACAGCTGCGCCGGGTACAGGGTCATCGACTTTTCGTCGGCTAGCTTTTTGCCGCTGGTGGGGTCAATCTTATGAATGGCCTCTATTTCGTCGCCGTAGAAGAAAATGCGGTAGGCGTGGTCGGCATAGGCCGGGAAGACATCCACGGTGTCGCCCTTCACCCGGAACGTGCCGCGCGTAAACTCCATTTCAGTGCGCGAGTACAGGATCTGCACAAAGGAATAGAGCAGGTTGTTGCGCGAGTAGCGCAGGCCCGGCGCCAGGTAAATCACGTTTTTGCCGAACTCCTCGGGGTTGCCAATGCCGTAGATGCACGACACCGAGGCCACCACAATCACGTCGCGGCGCCCGCTCAGCAGCGTGGATGTGGTATGCAGCCGCAACTTCTCGATTTCCTGGTTGATGGCCAGGTCTTTTTCGATGAAAACGTCGGTACTGGCAATGTAGGCCTCGGGCTGGTAGTAGTCGTAGTAGCTGATATAGTACTCGACGGCATTGTTGGGAAAGAACTGCTTGAATTCGCCGTAGAGCTGGGCCGCCAGGGTTTTGTTGTGGCAGAGCACCAGGGCTGGCTTACCTGTTTGGGCAATGACGTTAGCCATGGTGAAGGTTTTGCCGGTGCCCGTAGCACCCAGCAGTACCTGCGCCGGCTCGCCGTTGTTCACGCCTTCTACCAGTTGGGCAATGGCGCGGGGCTGGTCGCCGGTGGGCTTGAATTCTGAGGTCAGTTGGTAATCCATGCGGTGGAGAAAGGGAACTTAGCGAAACTGCCTTTGCGGCGGTGCCTGCGCGGGGTAAAGGTCAGCCTTTGATAACTACATTAGCTAAATAGAGGTTTCCTCGGGAAAGAAAAAACCCCGACTGCAGACGCAGCCGGGGCGAAGATTCAAAAGCAGTTGAAGCCAGGAGTTTTGCAGACTGCATCCAGCTTAGCGCGCAGACAGAGCCGGGGCGGCTTTGGCGCCAAACTCCACGCTGGCTTCCAGGCCCACAGAATAGGGGCGCGACTGTTGCCAGTAGGTTTGCGTAGGATTGGCATTCAGCGTGTTGAGGCCGGTCTCGGCCGCCGGACCAAAGGCCAGGGCCCACGAAGCCCCCACGGGGCGGTACTGCATGCCGGCACCACCGCGCACGGACGTCAGCACTTTGCGGTAGGGAGAGTCGCTGGCACCGAGGGAGTAAGACTTCTGTGCTACCAGGTTCTCGTCTTCACCCGAGAAGCGGGTACCCAAAAGCACGTTCACGGCAGCTCCTACGCGGGCATACAGCGACCAGCCGTTTTTGGCTCCGTTGCCGTACTGCACCAGCACCGGCACACCGGCACTCCGGTAGCGGTAGCGGGTTTTCTGCGGCTCATTCAGCACCGTCAGGTCGGTAGCCATCTGGGTACGCACGCGGTCAGTAGATGAGAAACCGCCCGTGAAAGTGGTAGGCGCGGATGCTTCCAGCGCCGCGTAGGAAGTGCGGGAACTGGCCCGGTACTCGGCCGCTTCTACGCCGGTTGCCACGCTCCAGCGGCTGGAAAGCCGACGCCGGGCCAGCAGCATAATCCGCTGCCCCAGGCCCGCCTGCAGGTTTTCCCGGTATTCTTCGGCTCCGTCCTCGTACATGCGGGCGTTTACCAGGGCTGTGGAGGCAATGCGCACATTTGACGCTGGCAATGCTCCGCGCGAGAAATTCATGTTTGGGTTGTAGGACGACAGCGTGTGCCCGCCCCCAAACGTCCAGCCCGTAGCGGTAGGCTGTTTTTTCTCATCTTCCCGGCTCAGCTCATCGGCCCAGGCCAAAGCCGAGCTGGGGTACGCCGGCTGCAGAGAAGAGGGCAGGCTGCTGATATCCGTTGCCAACGCGGTTTCGCGGGGTGCCAGCGCGGCCAGATCAGCGGAAGAAGCAGAGCTACTGGTTGCCAGCAGAGAAGCGGAAGCGGCTGCATCAACCGGAACGGCTAAAGCAGGCCCCGCAGCAATTGAAACGTCAGTACCCGCTTGTGGTGCTGTGGCTGCCGGCCGGAGCACCGCTACTGAGTTGGCGTCGGAAGCCGAAGTTTGAGCAGCAAAACCCGAGGCTGGCAAGCCCGCTTCGGTAGTAGCAGCAGGATTTATGGTAGCTGTTGATGCGGCCACGGCGGCTACCGTAGCAGATGGATCAGCAGCAAAACCCGTCCACCGGTAAGCGCGCTCCTGGCTTGTTGGTGCAGACGCATTGCGGGCTACGGAGGACCCAACTGCCCGGCGCCCGGCAGGCATCGTGTAGCGGGAAGCCGGAGCTTCGGCGGCAGCACCAGCGGCAGCCGGGCTCATCTGCGAGCGGCCGGTCGTAGTGGTGGCTACACTTGCCGTGGTGCGGGCAGCGTTGGAACGGGCAGGCGTTGAAAGGGACGCCGGGACTTCTCCGTTCAGGGCAGGCTGGGCAGCCGAGGCTGAGCGAGAGGCAGCAGAGGTGTTGGCCGCCAGCCCGGCTTCGTGGCCACCGGAGTAGTGCAGCGTAAACCAGGCGCCCATAGCCATGGCGAACAGCAGGCAGGCGGCCGCTGCCCAGCGGTGCAGCTGCAGGCGCTGGCGGTAGGTTTCGTTTTGCTGAACCAGCAGGTCGTGGTCAATCTGCGCCCACAGGTCGGCCCGGGGCGCTACTTCGGCTTCCTCGAACTTCTGTCGAAACAACTGCTCCAGGTTGCCGGTCTGAGGGTTCTGTGGCTTATCGGCTGAAGGTTCCATTGTGACGATGAGCGTCGAGGCGTTCCAGTTTGTTTTTGAGAATAACCCGGGCCCGGGCGTATTGGGATTTGCTGGTACCTTCCGATATCTGCATCAGCTCACCTATTTCCTTGTGGCTGTAGCCTTCGATGGCGAACAGGTTGAACACCATGCGGTAGCGCGGGGCCAAATCCTGAATCATCGTAAGTAGTTCCTCATAACCATAGTTAGCCAGCGTGAATTCCTCGTCGGCCAGCGTTTCGGGGTATTCGCCCTCGCTCACTGCCACCAGCGGAGCGTTGCGGCGGTGCTGGCGCAGGGCGGCATTCACCATAATACGGCGAATCCAGAATTCCAGCGGACACTCACGCCGAAAACCCGGCAGATTGCGAAACACCGTCACGAAGCCTTCCTGCAATACGTCTTCGGCCTCGAAAGTGGTTTGCGCGTAGCGCATGCACACGGCCATCATCTTGCCTGAGAACCGCTCGTATAATTGTTTCTGCGCCAGCCGGCTCCCTGCCAGGCAAGCATCGAGCAGGGCCGATTCGTCTAGGATAGCAGGGGCAGCAATAGGTCGCACGGGAGCGGTACGGGTAACCGTTTCACGGGAATAACTGGAATCGGCGAGCAGACCACGCAGGCCCGACGCCCCAAAACTGGCCGACAGAGCACTCATACGGCACTCCGATCAACCAGACCGGCTCCCAAAGTTACGGCGGAGCAGCCGGTTGGCAGCCCCGCAAAGGTGGATAGATGATGCATAAATGCAGTTGGCTTCGAAGAACCCTATTCAGCCGGCTGGCTACCGGCGTATAAGGGAGAGGCAGCGGCCCGCAAGGAGGTTGCATGCAGGTTTTGCCACCAGCCAAATAACCACCTATCCATCTACAAAGCAGTCTTTTACCGACAAGCAATATCCATGAACGCTAATCCTGACTGGTTACCGAAGCTGTCGGCAACGATTCTGGCTTAAAGCATATTACTGGCGCGGAGCACGGCCGTTACGGCGTCGCGGTACGTGTCGCCGATGGGCAGCAGGCGGCCGGCAATCTGGACTTTACCCCGCTCAATGTGCTCGATGCGGTTCAGGGCCACCAGAAACGACTTGTGGATGCGCGCAAACCGCTCAGGCGGCAGCACCTCCTCCACCCGCCGAAACGACTGCAGCGTCAGCACCTTACCGGTGGTGGTATAAATCATCAGGTACTCCTTCATGCCTTCGATGTAAAGAATATCGTCGAAGGCCACGCGCTGGAGGCGGTGGTCGTTTTTCACGAACATGGCATCGGGCGCGGCAGCCTGAGCCTCGGCGGCCGCAGGGGGCGAAGGGGTTGCGGCCGGAGCGGCCAGCTGCTGGCGTACCTTTTGCACGGCCTGCACGAACCGCTCGAAGGCAATGGGCTTGAGCAGGTAATCGGCCGCGTTCAGCTCGTAGCTGCGCACGGCGTACTGGTCGTAGGCCGTGGTGAATACCACGCGCGGGCCGGGCTGGGGCAGCAGCTGCGCCAGCTGCAAGCCCGTGAGGCGGGGCATGTGAATATCCAGAAAAACTACGTCCACGGGGTTGTCCTGCAGAAACGCCAAGCCCGCCAGCGCATCATGAAACTGCCCCTTCAGCTCCAGGCCGGGTATCTGGGCGCAATAATCGGCCAGCAGCTCCAGGGCCAGGGGTTCGTCGTCCAGAATAGCGCAGGTCATAGCAGAGGGAGATGAGGTGACAGGTGATAAGGGCAATATGGTGGGCAATAACGCAAAAACCAGCTACGGCCCCTACGATGCGGTGCTGGATGGCCGTTTTGCGGCCGCCAGTCGGGAGACTGGCCTCTATGCCATCGGCGGGCAGACGCACCCGCTGCGCGGGCTACGTCTGCCGCCAGGCCTATGGCAGCAGCACCATGGTCACGATGTGCTGGCCGGGCGGAGTTTGCACATCCAGGGCGTAGCGGCTGGGGTAAAGCAGTTCCAGGCGGCGGCGCAGATTTACCAGCCCCACGCCGCCCGGCTGCCGGGGCAGGTCCCGCTCAGCATCGGCAGGCGCCACGTGGTTGAGCACCGAAAATCGTAGCAGGCCATCGGGGGCCAGATGAAGACTGATGTGAACCGCTACGGGACGGGCGGCCAGGTCGCCGTGCTTGAAGGCGTTTTCGACCAGTGGCAGCAGCAGCAGCGGCGCAATGGGGTGGGCACAGTCGGGTCCCGCGCCTTCCACATCGAAGCGGATGGCCTCGGGCGCGGAAGCCGGCAGGCGCAGGCGCTGCAGATCCAGAAAGCTGTGCAGGTGGGCCAGCTCCCGGCTTATGGGCACGGTATCGGTGCTGCTTTCGTAGAGCAGGTAGCGCATGATTTCGGCCAGGCGCAGCACCGCCTCCGGGGCTTTGTCGGACTTGCGGCTGGTCAGCGAGTAGATATTGTTGAGGGTATTGAAGAGAAAGTGCGGGTTGATCTGGGTTTTGAGCATGGCCAGCTCCGTAAGCAGCTGCTGGCGCTCCAGCTCCCGGTGGTTGCGCAGCCCGCTGAGGTAGTCGCCCGTGATGCGTAGGCCCGAGCTGAAAAAGATAGTGCTCAGCCCCAGCAGCGTATAGGGGATAATCATCATGAGCTTCTGCTGGGTGGTCTGGGCTTCTTCCATAGCGCCGCCCCCAATCAAGCCGGAAATGCCAAAGCGCAGCGGCACGTAGGCTGCCAGCAGCAGCAGCACGCCGCCCAGATAGGGCCAGAGCCGACCCCGGCCCACGGTACCTGGCACCAGCACCATCCAGTTGAAATAGAAAATGCTGCCCGACAGCCCATTCGTGAGCAGGGCCCGCAGTACCAGCTGGTCTTGGGGCATCCGGTGCTTGGGCCCAGCATTGAGGTTGCTGTAGACGGCCAGTCCGTCAAGCAGCAGCAGGGCGCCCCAGAACAGGAAATGCACCCATTTGGGTACGGCGGCTTCCTCGGAGCGGGGCCACCACTCCAGGCGGGAAAAGGCGCGCAGTCGGGCCCGACGGCTTTGTGGGGAAGCGGCCGACGAGGGCGCATCAAGAGTAGAAGCAACGGTTTGCACCCCGGAAGATAGGCAGACGCCGGATTTTGGCGGGTTCATCTTCAACCAATGCCCCGTCCGGCTTCAACCAACGGCGCACTTTCCGCCCCCAATCCGTGTCCCCTGCTGATTAGCTGAGTTTCGGGTCTGTTTTTCGGGTTGAAGCGGCAAAAACCGCCATTGCCGGGAAAGCCGGCCGGCTTGGTTGAATACCCGGAAAAGCACCGGAAGCAGCCGCTACGTTTGCTGTCGTCTACTCTGCTTTTCTGCGCTATGAACTCAACTACTGCTCCGCTCCTGGTCGAAACCCGCGACCTGTCTTTCCAATTCGGCCAGCGGCCCATTCTGCACAGCTTGCCGCTGCAGGTGCCGGCCGGCAGCATCTACGGCTTTCTGGGGCCCAACGGGGCCGGCAAAAGCACCACCATGCGGCTGCTGCTGGGGCTGCTGCAACCCACGGCCGGCTCGGTTTACCTGTTTGGCTACGAGCTGCGCCGCCACCGCGTGGCTTTGCTCAGCCGGGTGGGGGCCCTCATCGAAAACCCTTCGCTCTACGACCACCTCACGGGCTTTGAGAATGTGGAAGCCACCCGCCGCCTGCGCGGCGTGCCGGCCCACCGCACCGCCGAGGTGCTGGAAATAGTAGGCCTGACAGAGGCCGCCCGCCGCCCGGCCCGCGAGTATTCCCTGGGCATGCGCCAGCGCCTGGGCCTGGCCACCGCCCTGCTCTCCGACCCCGCCCTGCTGCTGCTCGACGAGCCCACCAACGGCCTCGACCCCAATGGCATCATCGACATGCGGGAGCTGCTGCGCCGCCTGCGCGACGACCACGGCAAAACCATCATTGTCTCAAGCCACCTCATCAGTGAAATAGAGAAAGTGGCCACCCACGTGGGCGTCATTCAGCAGGGGCGAATGGCGTTCCAGGGCAGCCTGCCCGACCTGCAGCGCCTGCAAACCGGCCGGGCGCGCCTGGTGCTCGAAACCGACAGCGCCGACACCTGCCGCAACCTGCTGCCCCGGCTGCTGGGCTCAGCCCAGGTAATTGGCACCGGTACGCTGTGGCTGCCCTGGCTCACGCCTGCCCAAACGGCCGAAGTAGCCGCCGCTGTGGTAGGCGCCGGGCTGCCGCTCTACGGCCTGCGCCTGGAGCAGCCTTCCCTCGAAGAAACTTTCCTGCACCTCACCGAAAACGCTGCTATCTAATGACTACCCTTTCTGCCTCCGACTCTTTCCTGGCTTTGCCAGTTGCCCCGGCTCCCCTCACCCAACTGCGCCGCAGCCTGCAGGCTGATACCCTCAAGCTACGGCGCACGGCGGCCCTACGGCTGACGCTTTTCAGCGGGGCGCTGCCGGTGTTGCTGGTGTTCATGATTTACCTGTTCAAGGGTCACGCCATCGTCAAGCCGGGCACCGACCCGTGGCCGAGCTTCCTGATGCGCTCCTGGCAAACGGCAGGCACCCTGCTGCTGCCGCTGTTTGTGGTGCTGCTTACCAGCCTGCTCGTGCACGTCGAAACCAAGGCCACGGCCTGGAAGCATCTGTATGCGCAGCCGGTGGGCCGCGGGGCGGTATTCGTTTCCAAGCTGCTGGTGCTACTGGCGCTGAACGCGGTGGCGCTGCTGCTCTTTGCCGGCTTATTGCTGGGTGCCGGCGCCCTGCTGATGCTGGTGCGGCCTAAGCTGGGTTTCCAGAGCCACGCTATTCCGCTGGAAACCATCGTTTGGATGCTGGGCCGCACTTACGTAGCCACATTGGGGCTGCTGGCTGTGCAGTACATCGTGAGCTTGTTTTGGCGCTCCTTCGTGGTACCAGTGGGCATTGGCATGGGCGCGGTGGTATCGACCATTGCCCTGCTGCAGTGGGAGCATGCCGATAAAATCCCGTACGCGGCCCCACTGGGCACGGCTGTAGCCCTGCGCCTCGATAAAGTGAAGGGCATCGTGGTGGCCCACGAGCTGGCTTCGCACGAATGGTATAGTCTGGCCTGGTTTGCGGGCTCCCTGGTAGTAGGCTACATCCTGCTACAGCGGCGCACCATCACTGCTTGAGGCCGCGCGGGTACGGCCGGCTGGCGCGCCCGTTCACGCCGATAAATGGCCCGTTGGTTGGAATAAAACCGGCCTGCCGCAACCCTACCGTAGTTTTGCAGTCATTGACGCGCTGCTTATACCACTCGGCCAACAGGCTTGTCGGCTGACATCTGCTACCACCGCAACCGGTCTGTCTGAGCTGAACCAGCACCCTGCTCCGCTCTTTTTTCACGCTTCCTTCTTACCGCTATGAAACACACGTATCTCCCCCTGGTACTGACGAGCCTGCTCGCAGCGCCTGCCCTGGCCCAAACCACGCCCGCCCCCGCTCCTGCTGGTCAGCGGCCCACCGGCGGCACCGTAACGGCCACCAGCACCGCACTGCCCGCCGCGCCCCAGGGCACCGGCCGCCTCGAAGGCACCGTGCTGGATGCCACCACCAAAAAGCCCGTGGAGTACGCCACGGTGGCTTTGCTGCCGGCCAACGGCGAAGTGCCGCTGGATGGGACCGTGGCCGATGACCGTGGCCGCTATCAGCTGAAAAACCTGGCCCCCGGCGCCTACCGCCTCCAGGTTACCTTCATCGGCTACGCGGCCCAAACCGTAGCCGTAACGGTAACCGACGGCTCCACCACCGTACCAGCCGTGGCCCTGACTTCCAGCACCCAGAAGCTGGGGGAGGTGACGGTAACGGGTGAGCGGCCCGTGGTGGAAAGCAAGCCCGACCGCCTGGTGTACAACGCGGCCCAGGATGCTACCAACCGCGGGGGCACGGCCGCCGATGTGCTGCGCAAAGCCCCTATGCTGAGCGTGGACCCCGACGGTAACCTGCAGCTGAACGGCTCGGCCAACGTGCGGGTGCTCATCAACGGCAAGCCCTCGGCGGTGGTGTCCGGTGACCTGGCCCAGGCCCTCAAGCAGCTGCCCGCCGACCAGATCAAGAACGTGGAGGTAATTACCTCGCCCTCGGCCAAATACGATGGCGAAGGCTCC belongs to Hymenobacter sp. J193 and includes:
- a CDS encoding LytTR family DNA-binding domain-containing protein, which codes for MTCAILDDEPLALELLADYCAQIPGLELKGQFHDALAGLAFLQDNPVDVVFLDIHMPRLTGLQLAQLLPQPGPRVVFTTAYDQYAVRSYELNAADYLLKPIAFERFVQAVQKVRQQLAAPAATPSPPAAAEAQAAAPDAMFVKNDHRLQRVAFDDILYIEGMKEYLMIYTTTGKVLTLQSFRRVEEVLPPERFARIHKSFLVALNRIEHIERGKVQIAGRLLPIGDTYRDAVTAVLRASNML
- a CDS encoding DUF4177 domain-containing protein; this translates as MRYLNELAADGWELMQATPLTHTLVGGGITD
- the uvrB gene encoding excinuclease ABC subunit UvrB, giving the protein MDYQLTSEFKPTGDQPRAIAQLVEGVNNGEPAQVLLGATGTGKTFTMANVIAQTGKPALVLCHNKTLAAQLYGEFKQFFPNNAVEYYISYYDYYQPEAYIASTDVFIEKDLAINQEIEKLRLHTTSTLLSGRRDVIVVASVSCIYGIGNPEEFGKNVIYLAPGLRYSRNNLLYSFVQILYSRTEMEFTRGTFRVKGDTVDVFPAYADHAYRIFFYGDEIEAIHKIDPTSGKKLADEKSMTLYPAQLFVTGKDSLNQAIKEIQFDMVQQHAYFEKEGRDQEAKRIMERTEFDLEMIRELGYCSGIENYSRYFDGRQPGSRPFCLLDYFPDDYLLVVDESHATMPQIRAMWGGDRSRKTALVEYGFRLPSAMDNRPLTFNEFEGMVRQAVYVSATPADYELTQANGVVVEQIIRPTGLLDPIIDLRPSGNQIDDLLDEVDNRVKMGDRVLVTTLTKRMAEELQKYMERLGIKSSYVHSDVKTLDRVEILRQLRLGEIDVLIGVNLLREGLDLPEVSLVAILDADKEGFLRDQRSLIQTMGRAARNDRGKVIMYADRMTGSMQRAIDETNRRRATQLAYNEEHGITPRTVRKSHAEIMGQTSLSDYRVVEAQGYAGPDADVALAIAAEPVVSVMTRPDLEKLIKQTEKKMEAAAKDLDFLTAAKLRDELAGLKQVLKTKRE
- a CDS encoding PorT family protein — encoded protein: MEPSADKPQNPQTGNLEQLFRQKFEEAEVAPRADLWAQIDHDLLVQQNETYRQRLQLHRWAAAACLLFAMAMGAWFTLHYSGGHEAGLAANTSAASRSASAAQPALNGEVPASLSTPARSNAARTTASVATTTTGRSQMSPAAAGAAAEAPASRYTMPAGRRAVGSSVARNASAPTSQERAYRWTGFAADPSATVAAVAASTATINPAATTEAGLPASGFAAQTSASDANSVAVLRPAATAPQAGTDVSIAAGPALAVPVDAAASASLLATSSSASSADLAALAPRETALATDISSLPSSLQPAYPSSALAWADELSREDEKKQPTATGWTFGGGHTLSSYNPNMNFSRGALPASNVRIASTALVNARMYEDGAEEYRENLQAGLGQRIMLLARRRLSSRWSVATGVEAAEYRASSRTSYAALEASAPTTFTGGFSSTDRVRTQMATDLTVLNEPQKTRYRYRSAGVPVLVQYGNGAKNGWSLYARVGAAVNVLLGTRFSGEDENLVAQKSYSLGASDSPYRKVLTSVRGGAGMQYRPVGASWALAFGPAAETGLNTLNANPTQTYWQQSRPYSVGLEASVEFGAKAAPALSAR
- a CDS encoding sensor histidine kinase codes for the protein MQTVASTLDAPSSAASPQSRRARLRAFSRLEWWPRSEEAAVPKWVHFLFWGALLLLDGLAVYSNLNAGPKHRMPQDQLVLRALLTNGLSGSIFYFNWMVLVPGTVGRGRLWPYLGGVLLLLAAYVPLRFGISGLIGGGAMEEAQTTQQKLMMIIPYTLLGLSTIFFSSGLRITGDYLSGLRNHRELERQQLLTELAMLKTQINPHFLFNTLNNIYSLTSRKSDKAPEAVLRLAEIMRYLLYESSTDTVPISRELAHLHSFLDLQRLRLPASAPEAIRFDVEGAGPDCAHPIAPLLLLPLVENAFKHGDLAARPVAVHISLHLAPDGLLRFSVLNHVAPADAERDLPRQPGGVGLVNLRRRLELLYPSRYALDVQTPPGQHIVTMVLLP
- a CDS encoding HAD family hydrolase, whose amino-acid sequence is MAAPKLVAFDADDTLWPNQPHFDYAEARLYALLTHYGDADLLGSRFYEVQRRNMQLFGYGAKSFMLSMIETVIQLTNGAVTGTEIQQILDYGKRLLDFPIELLPHVPEVLAEVKRRGLPLLLLTKGDLFDQESKLARSGLGDLFDHVEIVSEKNEATYQRIMRRYQVQPKEFVMIGNSLKSDVLPVARLGGRAVYVPYHTTWVMERVSEAELAGVSFQEVASLAEVPAWLDTLR
- a CDS encoding RNA polymerase sigma factor; the encoded protein is MRPIAAPAILDESALLDACLAGSRLAQKQLYERFSGKMMAVCMRYAQTTFEAEDVLQEGFVTVFRNLPGFRRECPLEFWIRRIMVNAALRQHRRNAPLVAVSEGEYPETLADEEFTLANYGYEELLTMIQDLAPRYRMVFNLFAIEGYSHKEIGELMQISEGTSKSQYARARVILKNKLERLDAHRHNGTFSR